Below is a genomic region from Escherichia ruysiae.
TGTTTTCGCTGCCGTTAAGGTGATTCCACTGTTAACAAACAAGGAGAAAACAGTATGAAACACGGAATTAAAGCACTGCTCATCACCCTGTCTCTGGCCTGTGCCGGAATGTCTCATAGCGCGCTGGCGGCAGCTCCTGCGGTGAAACCGGCAGCGGTAGAAACCAAAGCGGAAGCTCCTGCAGCACAAAGCAAAGCGGCAGTACCGGCGAAAGCCAGTGACGAAGAAGGCACCAGGGTCAGCATTAATAATGCCAGCGCGGAAGAGCTAGCCCGCGCGATGAATGGCGTTGGTCTGAAGAAAGCGCAGGCAATTGTCAGTTATCGCGAAGAGTACGGCCCGTTTAAAACGGTGGAGGATTTAAAACAGGTGCCGGGAATGGGCAATTCGCTGGTGGAACGTAATCTGGCGGTATTAACCCTGTAATTAATTTGCATAGTGGCAATTTTTTGCCAGACTGAAGAGGTCATACCAGTTATGAC
It encodes:
- a CDS encoding helix-hairpin-helix domain-containing protein — encoded protein: MKHGIKALLITLSLACAGMSHSALAAAPAVKPAAVETKAEAPAAQSKAAVPAKASDEEGTRVSINNASAEELARAMNGVGLKKAQAIVSYREEYGPFKTVEDLKQVPGMGNSLVERNLAVLTL